One genomic segment of Mycolicibacterium gilvum includes these proteins:
- the eccCa gene encoding type VII secretion protein EccCa, with translation MVTVPCGTFSACGWNGAGVPCVYSYVDAGRIVLDAPPTPPAPTHTNVLARLMPVAMVAAMGGMTVLYLTSTDATSRNPMFLFFPAMMAVSLIGTLAYGSRGAGRSGELAAQRAEYLRYLDTVDGALARAGEDLHRYLHAAHPAPAVLWTLAGTPRMWERAEDDPEFGMIRIGIGERAGATAVAAPGWVPGDDADPVTTEAVQRLLAHRETVGDVPVTLSLRSVRTLAICGEPAAARSVARALLCQIATLHHPDTMSISAAPVTDWDWLKWLPHQRSSQEGRHHVVVADEGVSARDGTTLIILTAGSGAPTVTADGVPVAAVCDQMSEAEAAACARRIARHRPRRPSRSLRRDWPALMGIDDPDALDVDVRWSRDLGSDLLRVPIGVADDGSVVELDIKEAAAHGMGPHGLCVGATGSGKSEFLRTLVLGMVCAHPPGLLNLVLVDFKGGATFLGLEAVHHVSAVITNLADEAPLVSRMRDALSGEITRRQEMLRAAGNLTNITQYAQARARDDTLAPLPALLVIVDEFSELLTQHPDFSEVFVAIGRLGRSLGIHLLLATQRLDEGRLRGLETHLSYRVCLKTFSAGESRAVLGVPDAYSLSSQPGAAYLKTASGVLTRFQTAYVSGGYTPASRPRSQPLTVRPFTSSDHDVASESTVSQRPLLGAVLTRLAGRGAPAHRVWLPPLTSAPRLADLLHGTPGRRLQVPIGVVDCPFEQQQMRHVVDLSGPAGNLAVAGAPRSGKSTVLSTVMTALAATHDAAAVQFYCLDFGGGELTGLQHLPHVGSVASRHEGELCRRIVAHVESVVRHRESATDETWNGHVFLVVDGWATLRQDFDGLEPAITALAGRGLAYGVHVMIAASRWADLRPALKDQIGSRIELRLGDPAESEMDRRRARDLADRPPGRALTREGREMAIALADQRLPVRRDGPGAAPVELLPAHVDRSAIAAPVPRRGEVLLGLGERELSAVSLDLTEHSHLMVLGENQCGKTASLRLLCAELVAAPQEARLEIVDFRRTLLGAVDSDRLTGYAVTPAAVTSRVAAITGVLADRMPGEDVTQRQLRDRSWWHGPEIYVVIDDYDLVAGATGNPLTPLADFLPHARDLGLHVVVARRSGGAARAMFDPLLARMRDMGCAGLMMSANAEDGVLLGAVRPVRLPPGRGTLIARGRPDELIQVAWTDPP, from the coding sequence ATGGTGACCGTGCCCTGCGGCACTTTCTCGGCCTGTGGATGGAACGGCGCCGGGGTGCCGTGCGTCTACTCCTACGTGGACGCCGGCCGGATCGTGCTCGACGCACCCCCGACCCCGCCTGCCCCGACTCACACGAATGTGCTCGCCCGGCTGATGCCGGTCGCGATGGTCGCGGCGATGGGCGGTATGACGGTGCTGTACCTGACCTCGACCGACGCGACGTCGCGCAACCCCATGTTCCTGTTCTTCCCGGCCATGATGGCGGTTTCGCTGATCGGCACGCTCGCCTACGGCAGCCGTGGTGCGGGCCGTTCCGGTGAACTGGCCGCGCAGCGCGCCGAATACCTGCGATACCTCGACACCGTGGACGGTGCGCTCGCCCGTGCCGGCGAAGATCTGCACCGGTACCTGCACGCTGCGCATCCCGCGCCCGCCGTGCTGTGGACGCTGGCCGGCACCCCCCGGATGTGGGAGCGTGCCGAGGACGACCCGGAGTTCGGCATGATCCGCATCGGGATCGGTGAGCGTGCGGGCGCGACGGCCGTGGCCGCCCCCGGATGGGTGCCCGGCGACGACGCCGACCCGGTCACGACCGAGGCGGTCCAACGGTTGCTGGCCCACCGCGAAACGGTGGGCGACGTGCCGGTCACCCTGTCGCTGCGGTCGGTCCGGACCCTCGCGATCTGCGGCGAACCGGCCGCCGCACGGTCGGTGGCGCGGGCCCTGCTCTGTCAGATCGCGACGCTGCACCACCCCGACACGATGTCGATCTCGGCCGCGCCGGTGACGGACTGGGACTGGCTCAAATGGCTACCGCACCAGAGGAGTTCGCAGGAGGGCCGCCACCATGTCGTCGTCGCCGACGAGGGTGTGTCCGCACGGGACGGGACCACCCTGATCATCCTCACCGCCGGCAGCGGCGCTCCCACCGTGACCGCCGACGGGGTCCCCGTCGCGGCGGTCTGCGATCAGATGTCGGAGGCCGAGGCCGCGGCGTGTGCACGGCGGATCGCCCGTCACCGTCCCCGGCGACCGTCACGCTCGCTCAGACGTGACTGGCCCGCGCTGATGGGGATCGACGACCCCGACGCGCTCGACGTCGACGTGAGGTGGTCGCGCGATCTCGGATCGGACCTGCTGCGGGTCCCGATCGGCGTCGCCGACGACGGTTCCGTCGTCGAACTCGACATCAAGGAGGCCGCCGCCCACGGTATGGGCCCGCACGGATTGTGCGTGGGCGCCACGGGTTCGGGGAAGTCGGAGTTCCTGCGGACGCTGGTGCTCGGCATGGTCTGCGCACATCCACCCGGGCTGCTCAACCTGGTGCTGGTCGATTTCAAGGGGGGCGCGACCTTCCTCGGCCTCGAGGCCGTCCACCATGTGTCCGCGGTGATCACCAACCTGGCCGACGAGGCGCCGCTGGTGTCACGGATGCGAGACGCCCTCTCCGGCGAGATCACCCGCAGGCAGGAGATGCTGCGGGCTGCCGGCAACCTGACCAACATCACGCAGTACGCGCAGGCACGCGCTCGGGACGACACGCTGGCGCCCCTGCCCGCACTGCTCGTGATCGTCGACGAGTTCTCTGAACTGCTGACCCAACACCCCGATTTCAGTGAGGTGTTCGTCGCCATCGGCCGGCTGGGTCGGTCTCTGGGGATCCATCTGCTGTTGGCCACCCAGCGCCTGGACGAGGGCCGGCTACGCGGGCTGGAGACACATCTGTCCTATCGCGTGTGTCTCAAGACGTTCTCGGCCGGCGAATCGCGGGCGGTGCTCGGCGTCCCTGACGCCTACAGTCTGTCCTCACAACCGGGCGCGGCGTATCTGAAAACCGCTTCGGGTGTCCTGACAAGGTTCCAGACGGCCTACGTCTCCGGCGGGTACACGCCCGCGTCGCGACCGCGGTCGCAGCCGCTCACCGTACGACCGTTCACGTCGTCCGACCACGACGTGGCATCGGAGAGCACGGTGTCCCAGCGACCGTTGCTCGGCGCGGTGCTCACGCGACTGGCCGGCCGGGGAGCGCCGGCGCATCGGGTGTGGCTGCCACCGCTGACGTCCGCGCCGAGGCTGGCGGACCTGCTGCACGGCACCCCGGGTCGGCGACTTCAGGTGCCGATCGGAGTGGTGGACTGCCCGTTCGAGCAGCAGCAGATGCGCCATGTCGTCGACCTGTCCGGCCCAGCAGGCAATCTCGCGGTGGCCGGTGCGCCCCGGTCGGGAAAATCGACGGTGCTGTCCACCGTGATGACCGCGTTGGCCGCCACCCATGACGCCGCGGCGGTGCAGTTCTACTGCCTCGACTTCGGTGGCGGGGAACTGACAGGACTGCAGCACCTGCCCCATGTCGGCTCGGTCGCCTCGCGGCACGAGGGCGAACTGTGCCGTCGCATCGTCGCGCATGTGGAGTCCGTTGTGCGGCACCGTGAGTCGGCGACGGACGAGACGTGGAACGGCCATGTGTTCCTGGTGGTCGACGGCTGGGCGACACTGCGCCAGGACTTCGACGGCCTGGAGCCGGCCATCACCGCGCTGGCCGGCAGGGGCCTGGCCTACGGCGTCCACGTGATGATCGCCGCATCCCGGTGGGCCGATCTCCGGCCGGCGTTGAAGGACCAGATCGGTAGCCGGATCGAGCTTCGTCTGGGCGACCCCGCGGAATCCGAGATGGACCGCAGGCGAGCCCGCGATCTCGCCGACCGTCCGCCCGGCCGCGCGCTGACCCGTGAGGGTCGTGAGATGGCGATCGCACTGGCCGATCAGCGCCTCCCCGTCCGCCGGGACGGGCCGGGCGCAGCACCGGTCGAGCTGCTGCCCGCGCACGTCGACCGGTCGGCCATCGCGGCGCCGGTACCGCGCCGGGGAGAGGTGCTGCTGGGGCTGGGAGAGCGCGAGCTGTCTGCGGTGTCGCTCGATCTCACCGAGCATTCCCATCTGATGGTGCTGGGGGAGAACCAGTGCGGTAAGACCGCGTCGTTGCGGCTGTTGTGCGCCGAACTCGTTGCGGCACCGCAGGAGGCGCGTCTGGAGATCGTCGATTTCCGCAGAACCCTTCTCGGTGCCGTCGACAGTGATCGCCTCACCGGCTACGCCGTCACCCCGGCCGCGGTGACGTCGCGCGTGGCCGCGATAACCGGGGTTCTGGCCGACAGGATGCCGGGCGAGGACGTCACGCAGCGCCAGCTCCGCGACCGCTCCTGGTGGCACGGCCCGGAGATCTACGTCGTGATCGACGATTACGACCTGGTGGCCGGCGCGACGGGCAACCCGCTGACCCCGCTCGCCGATTTCCTCCCGCACGCCAGGGATCTCGGCCTGCACGTCGTGGTCGCCCGCCGCTCCGGCGGCGCCGCGAGGGCGATGTTCGATCCGCTGCTCGCACGGATGCGGGACATGGGTTGTGCCGGGCTGATGATGAGTGCGAACGCCGAGGACGGCGTGCTGCTCGGTGCGGTCAGGCCCGTTCGGCTGCCACCGGGGAGGGGGACGCTCATCGCCCGGGGCAGACCCGACGAGCTCATCCAGGTCGCCTGGACAGACCCGCCGTGA
- a CDS encoding TetR/AcrR family transcriptional regulator → MLVDAAAQVFSREGLTATTNRIADRAGLSIGTLYQYFPDKLALLRAVAERHVRDADRELTAVFAALRTEAPPFDATMRAVLEAVVAVHAGGGRLHALLHRMVPADARDLETVQALEDRICDEVAFHLKRCDRGGDDVEMTARTLVHAVDAQLHRVLSRDGFDVGAATDALMVTVDRLAPPHP, encoded by the coding sequence ATGCTGGTCGACGCCGCCGCCCAGGTGTTCTCCCGAGAGGGCCTCACCGCCACGACCAACCGGATCGCCGACCGCGCCGGGTTGTCGATCGGCACGCTCTACCAGTACTTCCCGGACAAGCTCGCCCTGCTGCGCGCGGTGGCCGAGAGGCATGTGCGCGACGCCGACCGCGAGTTGACCGCCGTGTTCGCCGCGCTGCGGACCGAGGCGCCCCCGTTCGACGCGACGATGCGGGCGGTGCTCGAGGCTGTGGTCGCGGTGCATGCGGGCGGCGGCAGGCTGCACGCGCTGCTCCACCGGATGGTGCCGGCGGACGCCCGTGATCTGGAGACCGTGCAGGCTCTGGAGGATCGTATCTGCGACGAGGTCGCGTTTCACCTCAAGCGCTGCGACCGGGGCGGCGACGACGTGGAGATGACGGCGCGGACGCTGGTGCACGCCGTCGACGCGCAACTGCACCGGGTGCTGAGCCGCGACGGGTTCGACGTCGGGGCCGCCACGGACGCGCTGATGGTCACCGTTGACCGACTTGCGCCGCCACACCCGTGA
- a CDS encoding alpha/beta hydrolase, with amino-acid sequence MDIDSYARFLPETYTASWTRPVSTWWPWRGHTVHIARAPVPDASVRVMIVHGGGGYSGALWPGASVASGEGVEVLAPDLPLYGDTVEPDPAGVRYDDWVRLLCDLVNAERAADPRPLILFGASMGGMLAYEVAARTGQISAVMATCLLDLSDPQARAAATRFAWMGRPAPTLLRAVEPVLGRVRVPIRWLADMRAMSTDPRLSRLCASDPRGGGVRVPLGFLADWMNYAHTAPEAYTGAPVTLVAPAADTWTPPELSIRFLQRISAPTELVMLENCGHFPIEEPGLGHLRDAFTGVAAQVGQR; translated from the coding sequence ATGGACATCGACAGTTACGCCCGGTTCCTCCCCGAGACCTACACCGCCTCGTGGACCCGGCCGGTCAGCACCTGGTGGCCCTGGCGGGGACACACCGTCCACATCGCGCGCGCACCGGTTCCCGACGCGTCGGTGCGCGTCATGATCGTCCACGGAGGCGGCGGCTACAGCGGCGCGCTCTGGCCCGGCGCGTCCGTCGCGTCGGGGGAGGGCGTCGAGGTGCTCGCGCCGGATCTACCGCTCTACGGCGACACCGTCGAACCCGACCCGGCCGGGGTGCGCTACGACGACTGGGTCAGGCTGCTGTGCGACCTGGTGAACGCCGAACGCGCTGCTGATCCGCGCCCGCTGATCCTGTTCGGCGCCAGCATGGGCGGCATGCTCGCCTACGAGGTGGCCGCCCGGACCGGGCAGATCTCCGCGGTGATGGCGACCTGCCTGCTGGACCTGTCCGACCCGCAGGCCCGGGCGGCGGCGACCCGGTTCGCCTGGATGGGCCGTCCCGCGCCGACGCTGCTGCGCGCCGTCGAACCCGTCCTCGGGCGCGTCCGGGTACCGATCCGGTGGCTGGCCGACATGCGCGCGATGAGCACCGACCCGCGGCTGTCGCGGCTGTGCGCGTCCGATCCGCGCGGCGGCGGGGTCCGCGTTCCGCTGGGCTTCCTGGCCGATTGGATGAACTATGCGCACACCGCACCCGAGGCCTACACCGGCGCGCCCGTCACCCTTGTCGCGCCGGCCGCCGACACGTGGACTCCTCCCGAACTCAGTATCCGCTTCCTGCAACGGATCTCGGCGCCGACAGAGCTGGTGATGCTGGAGAACTGCGGGCACTTCCCGATCGAGGAGCCCGGCCTCGGTCACCTGCGTGACGCGTTCACGGGTGTGGCGGCGCAAGTCGGTCAACGGTGA
- a CDS encoding helix-turn-helix domain-containing protein: MAASKPSARRASPPPPTPPSASRLQAVHELFVAGEVDTGYLNSHAVRPVVAQSWERSRAGGVDPDIGAARSAAAAAAVDRLRETHPLAPALPVIRRLLVEDAIGSGVVVAVSAADGTLLWVEGDPGACRRAEAMNFVPGADWSERSAGTNAPGTALTLGREMQIHGSEHFSRVVQPWSCTAAPVHDPTTGALLGAIDLTGGGQVATSQTLALVRATAVAVENHLALLRLAGAGAEPAARKPHLVVLGGDRPRWVTTDSVGHLQITHLTGRHADILVLLSRHPEGLSADHLAVLLDDKDLDVVTVRAEMSRLRKVIGAENLGSRPYRLLTSITSDLGEVYEALDAADVETALDRYPGPLLTQSVSPAIARLRTQLSATLRAAVLAESAQGRTDLLRRWLEQPEGRDDRDGWQALRDSAGLTPVARARARGHLAGLDFELG, translated from the coding sequence GTGGCAGCATCGAAACCCTCAGCGCGACGGGCATCGCCCCCGCCCCCGACCCCTCCGTCGGCTTCGCGGCTGCAGGCCGTCCACGAGTTGTTCGTCGCCGGCGAGGTCGATACCGGCTACCTGAATTCTCACGCGGTGCGGCCGGTGGTCGCCCAGAGCTGGGAGCGCAGCCGGGCCGGTGGTGTCGACCCCGACATCGGGGCGGCCCGGAGCGCGGCCGCTGCGGCCGCGGTCGACCGGCTGCGGGAGACCCACCCGCTGGCACCTGCGCTGCCGGTCATCCGCCGGCTCCTCGTCGAGGATGCGATCGGCTCGGGAGTCGTCGTCGCGGTCAGCGCCGCGGACGGGACGCTGCTGTGGGTGGAAGGCGATCCCGGGGCCTGCCGCAGGGCCGAGGCGATGAATTTCGTGCCCGGCGCCGATTGGAGCGAACGCAGCGCCGGCACCAACGCACCCGGCACCGCGCTCACGCTGGGCCGCGAGATGCAGATCCACGGCTCCGAACACTTCTCCCGTGTCGTCCAGCCGTGGAGTTGCACGGCCGCGCCCGTCCACGACCCCACCACCGGGGCTCTGCTCGGCGCGATCGACCTCACGGGGGGCGGCCAGGTCGCGACGTCGCAGACCCTCGCGCTGGTGCGCGCCACCGCCGTCGCCGTCGAGAACCACCTGGCGCTGCTGCGTCTGGCCGGTGCCGGTGCCGAACCCGCCGCACGCAAGCCGCACCTGGTCGTCCTCGGCGGGGACCGGCCCCGCTGGGTCACCACCGACAGCGTCGGACACCTGCAGATCACCCACCTCACCGGTCGGCACGCCGACATCCTGGTCCTGCTCAGCCGCCACCCCGAAGGGCTGTCGGCCGATCACCTCGCCGTGCTGCTCGACGACAAGGACCTCGACGTCGTGACCGTGCGCGCCGAGATGTCGCGGCTGCGCAAGGTCATCGGCGCCGAGAACCTGGGATCGCGGCCCTACCGGCTGCTGACGTCGATCACCAGCGACCTCGGTGAGGTTTACGAGGCGCTGGACGCAGCCGATGTCGAGACCGCGCTGGACCGTTATCCCGGCCCGCTGCTGACGCAGTCGGTGTCCCCGGCGATCGCACGCCTGCGCACCCAGCTGTCGGCAACCCTGCGCGCCGCCGTGCTCGCCGAGAGCGCCCAGGGCCGGACGGATCTGCTGCGCCGCTGGCTCGAGCAACCCGAAGGCCGCGACGACCGCGACGGATGGCAGGCCCTGCGGGACAGCGCCGGGCTCACCCCGGTGGCGCGGGCCCGGGCACGCGGGCATCTCGCCGGGTTGGACTTCGAACTCGGCTGA
- the eccD gene encoding type VII secretion integral membrane protein EccD, translating to MPDTLCRLTVHVVGADESAAVDLVLPAACPLGELMPSLVDTIFGDTAGQEHWQLTRVTGPPLNPALSLRDNDIGDGDMVMLTASRVPSPRISPTEACTAVALAGGNRESGHGATPWCIAGIIVAAVTLVRSGMVTPGGWHLWCAAALSGIAATMSVALGRADRRVSAVLNTAAVVFATATGLLAVPAAAWPAATLLAAASALAMSTLLARMCPGAADLPAFCAVASAVTAAAALSHLAAPRLTTAGAVLVVLSLAGLAVSPRITIALARLGPSRPAVDGEEAAAAHTLLTALVAGWSSSAALGAVVVAAATIVSGASAGLCAGLCVAVGVVLILRRNSHADGVRRLWLGTSGFIACAAAVPAVADAAPAQAFWLSVAVAGGCVAGALRAGRPEPSNPALRHGIQVLEYVALAAVIPLAFWVSGVYGLVRDASLL from the coding sequence GTGCCGGATACGTTGTGCAGGCTCACCGTCCACGTCGTCGGGGCGGACGAATCCGCCGCGGTCGATCTGGTCCTGCCCGCGGCGTGTCCGCTCGGCGAACTGATGCCCTCACTCGTCGACACGATCTTCGGCGACACCGCCGGCCAGGAGCACTGGCAGTTGACGCGGGTCACCGGCCCGCCGCTGAATCCCGCGCTGTCCCTGCGGGACAACGACATCGGCGACGGAGACATGGTGATGCTCACCGCATCGCGGGTGCCCTCACCCCGGATCTCACCGACCGAGGCGTGTACGGCCGTCGCGCTCGCCGGCGGGAACCGGGAATCCGGTCACGGCGCGACGCCGTGGTGCATCGCCGGAATCATCGTGGCCGCCGTGACCCTCGTCCGGTCCGGGATGGTGACGCCGGGCGGCTGGCACCTGTGGTGCGCCGCGGCCCTGTCGGGGATCGCGGCGACGATGTCGGTGGCACTCGGACGCGCAGATCGGCGAGTTTCGGCGGTGCTGAACACTGCCGCGGTGGTATTCGCCACCGCGACAGGCCTTCTCGCGGTACCAGCGGCGGCGTGGCCCGCGGCGACCCTGTTGGCCGCGGCGTCGGCGCTGGCGATGTCCACGCTCCTGGCGAGGATGTGTCCCGGCGCGGCGGACTTGCCGGCGTTCTGCGCGGTGGCGAGCGCCGTCACGGCCGCCGCGGCGCTCAGCCACCTCGCCGCACCACGGCTCACGACCGCGGGGGCAGTCCTGGTGGTCCTGTCCCTGGCGGGTCTGGCCGTCTCACCACGGATCACCATTGCGCTTGCGCGCCTGGGCCCTTCGCGCCCGGCCGTCGACGGCGAGGAGGCTGCCGCGGCACACACCCTGCTGACGGCTCTGGTCGCGGGGTGGTCGTCCTCGGCGGCGCTGGGCGCCGTCGTGGTCGCGGCGGCGACGATCGTCTCGGGCGCCTCCGCCGGTCTGTGTGCGGGCCTCTGCGTAGCGGTGGGGGTGGTCCTGATCCTGCGCCGCAACTCCCACGCCGACGGCGTGCGTCGGCTCTGGCTGGGCACGTCGGGCTTCATCGCGTGCGCCGCGGCGGTGCCGGCCGTCGCCGACGCCGCACCGGCACAGGCGTTCTGGCTCAGCGTCGCGGTGGCGGGCGGATGTGTCGCCGGCGCGCTGCGGGCGGGGCGGCCCGAACCGTCGAACCCGGCACTGCGTCACGGGATCCAGGTTCTCGAGTACGTCGCGCTGGCGGCGGTGATCCCGTTGGCGTTCTGGGTGTCCGGCGTCTACGGGCTGGTTCGCGATGCGAGCCTGCTGTGA
- a CDS encoding type VII secretion-associated protein: MTLAVVEAGPHTVRGPGLVPDSAAAALEFIDDPIALVGDEPVDTVELWRDVLRVASGGAREVVVVVPTWWPGQRVDVIVAAATRLPPGTVVRHRSAVLCGTASAVLELSAEYAVLTQPDGDPVVTTRGTPGMAAQLQTSHTLLIDTPEGVQILSADVAADLRRAGIPFVHSTSERMRRAAAQSVAERAPVEAGSSRRRGGGRAVAVVAGIAVTVTAAAGGWAAQTFSAVPRPQMATRTLIEGRVALQVPAEWTVERVTGDAGSARVRVAAPGGLPALHVTQSLGAATVPLAEVGESLRAALTLETDGVFVDFDAAGSRAGRPAVTYVERRTATLTRWAVIVDGPLRIAIGCQHEPGNRDSVEQICAEAVGSAHALP; encoded by the coding sequence GTGACCCTCGCCGTCGTCGAGGCCGGGCCGCACACGGTGCGAGGACCGGGCCTCGTCCCCGACAGTGCGGCGGCGGCACTGGAGTTCATCGACGATCCGATCGCACTGGTCGGCGACGAACCGGTCGACACCGTGGAGCTGTGGCGGGACGTGCTGCGCGTCGCGTCGGGCGGCGCCCGCGAGGTGGTGGTGGTCGTCCCGACATGGTGGCCGGGGCAGCGCGTCGACGTCATCGTCGCGGCCGCGACCCGTTTGCCGCCCGGGACGGTGGTGCGGCACCGCTCCGCGGTGCTCTGCGGGACCGCGTCGGCGGTGCTGGAGCTCTCCGCCGAGTACGCCGTGCTGACGCAGCCCGACGGCGACCCGGTGGTGACGACCCGGGGGACTCCCGGGATGGCGGCGCAGCTGCAGACATCGCATACGCTGCTGATCGACACCCCTGAGGGGGTCCAGATCCTGTCGGCGGACGTCGCGGCGGATCTACGGCGAGCGGGAATCCCGTTCGTGCACAGCACCTCTGAACGGATGCGCCGGGCAGCGGCGCAGTCGGTCGCGGAGCGGGCGCCGGTCGAGGCGGGGTCGTCGCGACGCCGCGGGGGTGGACGCGCGGTCGCCGTGGTGGCCGGCATCGCGGTGACGGTCACCGCGGCGGCCGGGGGATGGGCGGCGCAGACCTTCTCGGCGGTGCCGCGCCCGCAGATGGCCACGCGCACGTTGATCGAGGGCCGGGTCGCACTGCAGGTGCCCGCCGAGTGGACGGTGGAACGCGTGACCGGGGACGCCGGTTCGGCACGGGTGCGGGTCGCCGCACCCGGCGGGTTGCCCGCACTCCACGTCACGCAGTCGCTCGGCGCGGCTACCGTCCCGCTGGCGGAGGTGGGCGAATCGCTGCGGGCGGCTTTGACATTGGAGACCGACGGGGTGTTCGTCGATTTCGATGCTGCCGGCAGCCGAGCCGGCCGTCCCGCGGTGACCTACGTCGAACGGCGTACGGCCACCCTGACGAGGTGGGCGGTGATCGTCGACGGCCCGCTGCGCATCGCCATCGGCTGTCAGCACGAGCCCGGCAACCGTGACTCGGTCGAACAGATCTGCGCCGAGGCAGTCGGCTCTGCGCATGCCCTTCCGTGA
- a CDS encoding WXG100 family type VII secretion target has protein sequence MSTPSGAHGSALATDFDLMVSVAGRTEARNDEIRSMLSSFIGAMSSVPPSVWGGVAAVRFREVVERWNAESVKLHSALQRIAETIRDNERLLRDVAEGHSQRIASAGTGL, from the coding sequence ATGTCCACACCGTCAGGGGCCCACGGGTCCGCACTGGCCACCGACTTCGACCTCATGGTGTCGGTGGCGGGCAGGACCGAGGCCCGCAACGACGAGATCCGGTCGATGCTGAGCTCGTTCATCGGCGCGATGAGTAGCGTGCCTCCGTCGGTGTGGGGCGGCGTCGCCGCCGTCCGGTTCCGTGAGGTCGTCGAACGGTGGAACGCGGAGTCGGTGAAGTTGCACTCCGCACTGCAGCGCATCGCCGAGACCATCCGCGACAACGAGCGCCTCCTGCGGGACGTGGCCGAGGGCCATTCGCAGCGCATCGCGTCCGCCGGCACCGGTCTGTAG
- a CDS encoding WXG100 family type VII secretion target: MNETLSYDFGEIEFTVRQEIHSTSARFNAALEDLRAQIAPLQATWTREAAEAYRVEQARWEQSAAALNDILVNLGNAVRDGSDDVAATDRSAANAWGA, from the coding sequence ATGAATGAGACCCTCTCGTACGACTTCGGGGAGATCGAGTTCACGGTCCGCCAGGAGATCCATTCCACCTCAGCGCGTTTCAACGCCGCACTGGAGGACCTGCGCGCGCAGATCGCGCCGCTGCAGGCGACATGGACCCGGGAGGCCGCCGAGGCCTACCGCGTGGAGCAGGCCCGCTGGGAACAGTCCGCCGCGGCGCTCAACGACATCCTGGTCAACCTCGGCAACGCGGTCCGCGACGGCTCCGACGACGTCGCGGCGACCGACCGCAGTGCCGCCAACGCCTGGGGCGCCTGA